From Streptomyces chrestomyceticus JCM 4735, one genomic window encodes:
- a CDS encoding ScbR family autoregulator-binding transcription factor, producing the protein MVRSVQERAVKTREAILRAASEVFDEFGFSGASVSKIMKRAGVTQGGMYFHFPSKMALAHAVMVEQGDGLELPSGEDGLQRLIDTTLYLAGQLQTNPALRAGVRLAIEQGEFGVQDDAPYQYWVQEFAGQLRAARDKGELLPEVDVDELAWVLVSSYSGTQLLSQISTGRADLHQRITTLWRYLLPGIAVPALRPLLTFEEQQDGTVA; encoded by the coding sequence ATGGTGCGGTCAGTGCAGGAACGGGCGGTCAAGACCCGAGAGGCTATTCTCCGGGCGGCTTCCGAGGTGTTCGACGAGTTCGGATTCAGCGGCGCGAGTGTCAGCAAGATCATGAAGCGGGCGGGGGTCACCCAGGGCGGCATGTACTTCCACTTCCCGTCCAAGATGGCCCTCGCGCACGCCGTGATGGTCGAGCAGGGTGACGGACTGGAGCTGCCGTCCGGGGAGGACGGGCTGCAACGGCTGATCGACACCACGCTGTACCTCGCCGGGCAGCTCCAGACCAATCCGGCGCTGCGGGCCGGGGTGCGGCTGGCGATCGAACAGGGTGAGTTCGGCGTCCAGGACGACGCCCCGTACCAGTACTGGGTGCAGGAGTTCGCCGGTCAACTGCGCGCCGCCCGGGACAAGGGGGAGCTGCTGCCGGAGGTGGACGTGGACGAGCTGGCCTGGGTGCTGGTCAGCTCCTACTCCGGCACCCAGTTGCTGTCGCAGATCTCGACCGGCCGGGCCGACCTGCACCAGCGGATCACCACCCTGTGGCGGTACCTGCTGCCGGGGATCGCCGTCCCCGCCCTCCGGCCGCTGCTCACCTTCGAGGAGCAGCAGGACGGCACGGTCGCCTGA
- a CDS encoding carbohydrate ABC transporter permease produces the protein MRRRRRFPWLSYLLVGVGAVVTVVPFLDMLLTSFKGAGEYGRLPYRFLPEAFELSNYREAFVRLDLPLLFRNSVVATAVITGSVLLTSSLAGYALAKLRFPGRDLIFRLVLATMMFPPFVFFIPHFLILVHWPLAGGNGLLGDGGAGLTVSLAALVMPFLVSGFGIFLMRQFIVSVPDEMLEAARIDGAGEFTVWWRIVVPQTKPVAVTLALLTFVSAWNEYIWALLVSTANPRLMTLPVGIQTLQSYLDPNRMVPVMMAGLMLSVLPVLLLFLLLQKYYIRGVMLSGLK, from the coding sequence GTGAGACGGCGCAGGCGCTTCCCGTGGCTGTCGTACCTGCTGGTGGGGGTGGGGGCGGTGGTGACGGTCGTACCGTTCCTGGACATGCTGCTGACCTCGTTCAAGGGCGCGGGCGAGTACGGCAGGCTCCCGTACCGCTTCCTGCCGGAAGCCTTCGAGCTGTCCAACTACCGGGAGGCGTTCGTCCGGCTCGACCTGCCGCTGCTGTTCCGCAACAGCGTCGTCGCCACCGCCGTGATCACCGGCTCGGTGCTGCTGACGTCCTCCCTGGCGGGGTACGCCCTGGCCAAGCTGCGCTTCCCCGGCCGCGACCTGATCTTCCGGCTGGTGCTCGCGACGATGATGTTCCCGCCGTTCGTCTTCTTCATCCCGCACTTCCTGATCCTCGTGCACTGGCCGCTGGCGGGCGGCAACGGGCTGCTCGGCGACGGCGGCGCGGGGCTGACGGTCAGCCTCGCCGCGCTGGTCATGCCGTTCCTGGTGTCCGGGTTCGGGATCTTCCTGATGCGGCAGTTCATCGTCTCGGTGCCGGACGAGATGCTGGAGGCGGCCCGGATCGACGGCGCCGGGGAGTTCACGGTGTGGTGGCGCATCGTCGTACCGCAGACCAAGCCGGTGGCCGTGACCCTCGCGCTGCTCACCTTCGTGAGCGCCTGGAACGAGTACATCTGGGCGCTGCTGGTGTCGACCGCGAATCCCCGCCTGATGACGCTGCCCGTGGGCATCCAGACCCTGCAGAGCTACCTGGACCCCAACCGCATGGTGCCCGTCATGATGGCCGGGCTCATGCTGAGTGTGCTGCCCGTGCTGCTCCTGTTCCTCCTGCTGCAGAAGTACTACATCAGGGGTGTCATGCTCAGCGGCCTCAAATAG
- a CDS encoding carbohydrate ABC transporter permease, producing MATTVGSADEDGGGGRGSTDAALCGDEDGGREGVRAAGSRARAAAHRRRRRQTVVAYLFLTPSLFFFAVFLVLPLLFAVLLSLSRWAGFDLADIRPVGTDNFAALFARGSSFLTPVLSNTLLYALGTVVLALSGAVLVAHCITNLRFQGLWRTLYFLPIVTTVVAVGNVWKYMYEPGGLVNGVLNALGLRSAAFLQDPATALPSIVVVQAWASLGSAILVLTAGLKAIPRSYYEAAELDGAGQFTVFARITLPLLRPSLLFVCVTQFITGLQSFALIIVMTGEGGPGDATNVAALEMYQRAFKYGDWGSASAAALVLFVLILVITLVQLWLFRRKGEDA from the coding sequence ATGGCGACAACGGTCGGAAGCGCGGACGAGGACGGGGGCGGCGGAAGAGGCAGCACGGACGCCGCGCTCTGCGGTGACGAGGACGGCGGACGGGAGGGCGTACGGGCGGCCGGCAGCCGCGCCCGCGCCGCCGCCCACCGGCGGCGCCGTCGGCAGACCGTCGTCGCCTACCTCTTCCTCACCCCCAGCCTGTTCTTCTTCGCGGTCTTCCTCGTCCTGCCGCTGCTGTTCGCGGTGCTGCTGTCCCTGTCCCGCTGGGCGGGCTTCGACCTCGCCGACATACGGCCGGTGGGCACGGACAACTTCGCCGCCCTCTTCGCCCGCGGCTCGTCCTTCCTGACGCCGGTCCTGAGCAACACCCTGCTGTACGCGCTGGGCACCGTGGTCCTGGCGCTGAGCGGCGCCGTACTGGTCGCCCACTGCATCACCAACCTGCGCTTCCAGGGCCTGTGGCGGACGCTGTACTTCCTGCCGATCGTCACCACCGTGGTCGCGGTCGGCAACGTGTGGAAGTACATGTACGAGCCGGGCGGCCTGGTCAACGGGGTGCTCAACGCGCTCGGCCTGCGTTCCGCGGCCTTCCTCCAGGACCCGGCGACGGCGCTGCCCTCGATCGTGGTGGTCCAGGCGTGGGCCTCCCTCGGCTCCGCGATCCTCGTCCTCACCGCGGGCCTGAAGGCGATCCCCCGCTCCTACTACGAGGCGGCGGAGCTGGACGGGGCCGGGCAGTTCACCGTCTTCGCGCGCATCACGCTGCCGCTGCTGCGGCCGTCGCTGCTGTTCGTGTGCGTGACCCAGTTCATCACCGGGCTCCAGTCGTTCGCGCTGATCATCGTGATGACCGGCGAGGGCGGGCCGGGCGACGCGACCAATGTCGCCGCTTTGGAGATGTACCAGCGGGCGTTCAAGTACGGGGACTGGGGCTCGGCGAGCGCGGCGGCCCTGGTGCTGTTCGTCCTGATCCTGGTGATCACCTTGGTGCAGTTGTGGCTGTTCCGGCGGAAGGGAGAGGACGCGTGA
- a CDS encoding extracellular solute-binding protein produces the protein MRRRRVLAGLAGAAVTAAGCGAPGRSGSGRPGDPVVLTLLSHYATEPLKSALQRAVDTWNAGHDRVHVRTTAVRFQDLLTTLMVRQAAGQGADIIHPYSLWAGQLAQAGVVRPAPPEDAARITRGFADAAVRAASVRGRIIGYPTEVQSYALYCNKRLLRAAGVAGPPRTWRELEETAYRTARRDRHGNTLVQGFGLSRTDDATVVNQTLALLASRGGSFLQADGSRSALGSPAGRAVFALERRLIDRGASDPGIDLMKAFPAGRVAMAVSGAWWTGSLRQTMGRDYRDVTVAPVPGPAPGNRGTVTTGFLLGVNAKSRHPREAWEFLRWLNDEVVPAGPQAGPAASVRATRMSVLQMSVGTMTGRTRDMRGLLAAGGDPNLGPFVDALDYATPEPNGPRAQKAKALLRKNIEEMWTGRLSPDGAVRNAVRQVDQELSR, from the coding sequence ATGAGGCGGCGCCGGGTGCTGGCGGGGCTGGCGGGAGCGGCGGTGACCGCGGCGGGCTGCGGCGCCCCGGGCCGGAGCGGGAGCGGCCGCCCCGGCGACCCCGTCGTGCTGACGCTGCTGTCGCACTATGCGACGGAGCCGCTGAAGTCGGCGCTCCAGCGGGCGGTCGACACCTGGAACGCCGGGCACGACCGGGTGCACGTCCGGACCACGGCGGTCCGCTTCCAGGATCTGCTGACCACCTTGATGGTCCGGCAGGCCGCGGGGCAGGGCGCGGACATCATCCACCCGTACAGCCTGTGGGCCGGTCAACTGGCGCAGGCCGGGGTGGTGCGGCCCGCCCCGCCGGAGGACGCCGCCCGGATCACGCGTGGCTTCGCGGACGCCGCGGTCCGGGCGGCTTCGGTGCGCGGCCGGATCATCGGCTATCCCACGGAGGTGCAGTCCTACGCGCTGTACTGCAACAAGCGGCTGCTGCGCGCGGCCGGGGTGGCCGGGCCGCCGCGCACCTGGCGGGAGCTGGAGGAGACCGCGTACCGGACGGCGCGGCGCGACCGGCACGGCAACACGCTGGTCCAGGGCTTCGGGCTGTCGCGGACCGACGACGCGACCGTGGTGAACCAGACGCTGGCGCTGCTGGCCTCCCGTGGCGGATCGTTCCTCCAGGCGGACGGCTCCCGCAGTGCCCTCGGCTCCCCCGCCGGCCGGGCCGTCTTCGCGCTGGAGCGCCGGCTGATCGACCGGGGCGCGAGCGACCCCGGCATCGACCTGATGAAAGCTTTCCCCGCGGGGCGGGTGGCGATGGCGGTCAGCGGCGCCTGGTGGACCGGCAGCCTGCGGCAGACGATGGGCCGGGACTACCGCGATGTCACGGTGGCGCCGGTCCCGGGGCCCGCGCCCGGCAACCGGGGCACCGTCACCACCGGCTTCCTGCTGGGCGTCAACGCCAAGAGCCGGCATCCTCGGGAGGCCTGGGAGTTCCTGCGCTGGCTGAACGACGAGGTGGTGCCGGCCGGCCCGCAGGCGGGCCCGGCCGCCTCGGTGCGCGCCACCCGGATGAGTGTCCTGCAGATGTCGGTCGGCACGATGACCGGCCGCACCCGCGACATGCGGGGCCTGCTGGCCGCCGGCGGCGATCCGAACCTGGGCCCGTTCGTCGACGCGCTGGACTATGCCACCCCGGAGCCGAACGGGCCGCGCGCGCAGAAGGCGAAGGCGCTGCTGCGCAAGAACATCGAGGAGATGTGGACCGGCCGCCTGTCACCGGACGGCGCGGTCCGCAATGCCGTACGCCAGGTCGACCAGGAACTCTCCCGCTGA
- a CDS encoding GNAT family N-acetyltransferase yields MDDATRPGSGGGLARGGRAGVRERTRVRDFAPGDGAPLVAAWARSMPYDPVSRERFRRQVLLDPNFDPAGLRVAVRDGELVGAAYGVRRTVTLAGDDLEPEQGWIPFFFVDPAVRRAGLGRRLLTDVLDWLAAHGRTRVDFASYTPHYFLPGLDRAAYPDAARLLAELDFRPRGEAVAMDRSLVGHRVPDAVRERAAALAAEGYRFGTPRDDDLVGLLRLAGDEFGPDWPWAIRRALDGGSPLDRIVTAHDPSGRVVGWAMHGAYEGLVERFGPFGVRADQRGTGLGKVLLHLTLERMRAAGAHGAWFLWTGERSPAGQLYRSAGFGTTRTFEILRREVRP; encoded by the coding sequence ATGGACGACGCGACGCGGCCCGGGTCCGGTGGCGGGCTCGCGCGCGGTGGCCGGGCCGGAGTGCGGGAGCGGACGCGGGTGCGGGACTTCGCGCCCGGGGACGGGGCGCCCCTCGTCGCGGCGTGGGCCCGCAGCATGCCGTACGACCCCGTGTCGCGGGAGCGCTTCCGGCGCCAGGTGCTGCTGGACCCGAATTTCGATCCGGCGGGCCTGCGCGTGGCCGTGCGAGACGGTGAGCTGGTCGGGGCCGCGTACGGGGTGCGTCGGACGGTCACCCTGGCCGGGGACGACTTGGAGCCGGAGCAGGGCTGGATCCCGTTCTTCTTCGTGGACCCGGCCGTCCGCCGCGCCGGGCTCGGGCGCCGGCTGCTCACCGACGTGCTCGACTGGCTCGCCGCGCACGGCCGCACCCGGGTGGACTTCGCCTCGTACACACCGCACTACTTCCTGCCCGGCCTGGACCGTGCCGCCTACCCGGACGCCGCCCGGCTGCTGGCGGAGCTGGACTTCCGGCCCCGGGGCGAAGCCGTCGCGATGGACCGCTCGCTGGTCGGCCACCGGGTGCCCGACGCGGTGCGCGAGCGGGCCGCCGCCCTGGCCGCCGAGGGCTACCGCTTCGGCACGCCGCGGGACGACGACCTGGTGGGGCTGCTGCGGCTGGCGGGGGACGAGTTCGGCCCCGACTGGCCGTGGGCGATCCGCCGGGCGCTGGACGGCGGATCGCCACTGGACCGCATCGTGACGGCTCATGATCCGTCGGGCCGGGTCGTGGGCTGGGCGATGCACGGGGCGTACGAGGGGCTGGTGGAGCGGTTCGGGCCGTTCGGGGTACGGGCGGACCAGCGCGGCACCGGTCTGGGCAAGGTACTGCTGCACCTGACCCTGGAACGGATGCGGGCGGCGGGCGCGCACGGGGCGTGGTTCCTGTGGACGGGCGAGCGGAGCCCGGCCGGGCAGTTGTACAGATCGGCGGGGTTCGGCACGACCCGTACGTTCGAGATCCTTCGGCGGGAGGTACGGCCATGA
- a CDS encoding alpha/beta hydrolase, with translation MASEKCYVLIPGAGGVPWHWHRVAAELRRHGHDVVAVDLPNDDPAAGLAEYADAVVRAARGRTGVVLVAHSLGGFTAPLVCGRIPVERMVLVAAMPPAPGEAPGEWWENTGHGAALAERERLDGGPPDEDALFYHDVPPELAAEARSRERAQSGGPFGRPWPLARWPETPTSFLLCRDDRFLPAAWLRGLVRERLGIEPEEMDGGHVPLLSRPRELAERVMRLSGG, from the coding sequence ATGGCGAGCGAGAAGTGTTACGTCCTGATCCCGGGGGCCGGGGGCGTTCCCTGGCACTGGCACCGGGTGGCGGCCGAACTGCGACGCCACGGCCATGACGTGGTCGCGGTGGACCTGCCGAACGACGATCCGGCGGCGGGTCTGGCGGAGTACGCCGACGCGGTGGTCCGGGCCGCCCGCGGCCGTACGGGGGTCGTCCTCGTCGCCCATTCGCTCGGCGGGTTCACCGCGCCGCTGGTGTGCGGGCGGATACCGGTGGAGCGGATGGTGCTGGTGGCGGCGATGCCGCCGGCGCCCGGCGAGGCACCGGGCGAGTGGTGGGAGAACACCGGCCACGGCGCGGCGCTGGCCGAGCGGGAGCGGCTGGACGGCGGCCCGCCGGACGAGGACGCGCTCTTCTACCACGACGTACCGCCGGAGCTGGCGGCCGAGGCGCGGTCCCGGGAGCGCGCGCAGTCCGGCGGACCCTTCGGCCGTCCGTGGCCGCTCGCCCGCTGGCCGGAGACCCCGACCTCCTTCCTGCTCTGCCGCGACGACCGGTTCCTGCCCGCGGCGTGGCTGCGGGGCCTGGTGCGGGAGCGGCTGGGCATCGAGCCGGAGGAGATGGACGGCGGCCACGTCCCGCTCCTCAGTCGTCCTCGGGAGCTGGCGGAGCGGGTGATGCGGTTGAGCGGAGGCTGA